One Nocardia huaxiensis genomic window, CCCGCCGGCGCATCGAGCCGTTCTTCCGTTCCGAGCAGGTGCGCGAAATCCTTTCCAGCGCTTCCTGATTCACCATCTTGCCTAATTGTCTGAGACAATTTAGGCTGAGAGCGCCGGGATTCGGATCCGATGTGTACCCCACCGGCTCCGATTCCCGGCTCGAGGTGGCCCGTCCACAACCCTCCTGTTGCCCGGCACGTGCCCACTGTTGTGCCGGACGGGCGGGCCGCCTCCACCTCGAAAGGCCCGGGAGCAGCCACTCCCGGGCCTTTCCGCAGGCGACCGCAGCAACGACAATGGCGGGAAGGACACTCGCTGTCGGATCGACCGGAGGTGCTGCCCGTGCCCGGAATCGTGCTCCGGCACACGGCCGGACTCGCGGCCCTCGCCGCGGGGCTGGCGCTCACGGCCGCCGCGTCGGCCACCCCCGGGGACACCCCCGCGATTCACCGGTACGTCGCACTGGGCGACTCCGGGGCCTCGGTCGGCTCCCGCGATCTCCTGCAACCCGGCAGCCCGGCGTATTGCCTTCGCGCCCAGGACAATTACCCATCGGTCCTGGCCCGCATGCTCAGCGTGGGCGAATTCATCGATGCCAGTTGCAGCGGTGCGAAGACCACCCATATGACCGAGCCGCAGTACGGCCGGGACGCGGGCCCCAATCCCGCGCAGTTCGACTCGCTCACCCCCGGCACCGATCTGGTCACCCTGACGCTGGGGGCGAACGACGTCGGCGTCTTCAACGTCAATGTGATCAACGCGGCACAGCTCGACACCGTCCGGCGCAATGTCGGCGCGGCCCTCGACGGCATTCGTGCTCGCGCGCCACACGCCACCATCGTGCTCACCACATATCTGCGGTACTTCCCGGAGGGCGGCGGCTGCTACGGCTTCACCGACCAGGGCGGGCAGCAGCGGCTGACCGACGCGCTGCGTGAGACCGCCCGCGCACACGCGGCGCTGTTCGCGGACAACTTCCGGATCACCGGGCACGACATGTGCCGGCCGGCCGGTGTGCACTGGGTCAACGGCCCGACACCCGACACGGCCTCGGTTCCCCTGCACGCCAATGTCGCCGGGCAGGAATACCTGGCCGAGGTCATCGCCGCGACCCTGCTTCGATGACGGGCGCGGCGGAGCCCCGAGAACGCACCCTCAGGTTCAGGAGGCCCCGCCGACCTGCTTCCGTGTCCCGCCACAGGCACGGAAGTTCCTGTGCCGCCGTGAAATTCGGCGAGGCTGTCGGATCAGTTCGGCCAGTCGTACACCACGCCGGTGAGCTTCTCGCTCAGCTGCCACAGCCAGCGGGCGTAGGCGCGGCTGTAGGCGAGCGGGTTGCGCAGGGTGCGGCGCGGATAGCCGGCCACCTCGAAAGCCGGTCCGAGATAGGTGTTTCCGGGCAGGCCGGGCACGGTCGCGGCGTACAGCTGCGGCAGAGCGCCCATCTTGTCGGGCTGGGCGAAGGTCAGCAGGATCTTCTGCGGAATGGCGGCGAGCGTGGCGGCCAGGCCGCGTTCGCCGTCGAGATCGTAGAGGTGGGTGGCCGACAGGCCGGGGTGCGCGGCGACGGCGGTGAGGGCGGTGCCGGCCGCCTGCGCCCGGCGGTGCAGCTCGGCCGTGAACAGCAGATTGGCCAGCTTCGACTGGGAGTAGGCGGGCCAGCGCAGGTACATCCTCCGCCAGTTCGGGTCCAGCGGATTGACCACGCCACCCCAGGCGGCGACCGAGGAGACCGTGACCACGCGTGGGGCGGGCGCCCGCAGCAGGGCGGGCAGGATCGCGCCGGTGAAGGCGAAGTGACCCAGATGATTGGTGCCGAACTGGGCGTCGAAGCCGTCGGCGGTGCGCGAACGCGGGACGGCCATCACCCCGGCATTGTTCACCAGCAGGTCGACCGCGCCGACGCTCAGATCGATGTGGTCGGCGGCGCGACGAACCGAGGTCAGATCGGCCAGATCCAGGGGCAGCACTTCGGGTTTCGGCCCGGTGGCGGCCGCGGCCACCGCCTCCACCGCGGCGGCGGCCTTGAGTTCATTGCGGCAGGCCAGCAGGACGCGAGCGCCCTTGGCGGCCAGGGCTTCCGCGGTGCGCAACCCCAAGCCGCTGTTGGCGCCGGTGATCACGGCCGTCCTGCCGGTCTGATCGGGGATGTCGGCTGTGGTCCAGCGGCGCGGCAGCAGCGGAGCCGAACTCATGGAATACCCCCTGGCAGAGTGGATCACGGTACAGATTGTCTCAGACACAGTAGCCGATGGTGTTACGATGCGACAGTCCCGCGGCACGCGGTCGCGGCGATCGAACCACAGGGATCGTGCATGGCGAGCAGCAATCAGTCCTACGATACGGCCGTCGAGGTGCGCACCGGCGCCTTCGACAGCACCATGAGCTACCTCCTCGACCAGTTCACCGCCTGGGCGGCGCCCCGGCTGCGCAAGCTCGCGGCCTTCCTGTTCGCCGAGTTCGCACGCGGCGTGATCGCGGTGCTGCTGCTCGGATTCGCGCTCGTGGCAGCGATTTACGGGACGATCTACTTCGTCGGGTTCCTGGTGGAGGTGCTCGACATCTGGTTGCCGCACTGGGCGGCGACCGGCATCGTGGCCGCGCTCATGCTGCTCCCCGCCGGCGGCGCGGCGCTCATCGGACTGTGGCAGGTGTCGAAGATGCGATCCGTGCGCGCGGGCGGCTCGCTGGCGGCGAAGGCCGGCGGACTGCTGTGGAATCTGGCCCGCGGCAAGCAAACACAAGCGGGGAAGCCCTGGTGATCACATGGATGTCATGTCGCTGCTCGCCGGATCCGCCGAGCGCGCGCTCCTGTGGGCGGGCTGGGAATTCCTGCGCGTGGTCTACGCCCTGGTGAGTCAGGGCTTCGGGTCGGCCGCACATCCCGAGTGCGTCATCGACGCGGTCTCGTCGACCGTGGCCTGCCCGCGCTGAACCTCAACGCTTTCCGGCGAGCGCGTCCGAAATCCCCTGCGGCGTGGGGCTGATGACCTCCGCGCCATTGGCGAGCACCACCGGCACCCGCGACAACCCGCCCGCCACAACGACTTTGGTGTGCGCTGCCACGAAATCCCGGTACCGCCCGGAGGTTACGCACGCGTCCAGTCCGGGATCGGCGACTCCGGCCTGCCGGGCCAGTTCGACGAGCTCCGCGTCACCGAGCCCCGCGCTCCCCGTGGGCTGCTGCCGCTGCAGGACCAGCCCCCGGAACGCCCGCCACTTCTCCTTGTCCGCCACGGCCACGCACGCACTGGCATTGGCGGCCCGCGACGAGTACTCCGTGGTCGACTCCCCATCCAGCACGGCCACGATGTCGTACTCGACCGCCGCCTTCCCCTCCGTCACCGCGGCATTGATGGCATCCCCGGACACCACATTCAGGCTCTTGCACAGCGGGCACTGATAATCCTCGATCACCACCAGCGTGCCCGGCGCGTTCGGATCCCCGAACCGCAACCGCCCCGCTTCGAACGGCGCCGGCCCCGCCGCCACGGTCTCCCCCGCCTCGGTGTCACTCCCCCTGTCCCGCTTGGCATCCCACACCGACCACCCCACCACGGCCAGCACCACGACCACGATGAACGCGAAAACCCCCAGCCCCCGCGCCGACAACCGCTCGCGCATCCCGATCACCGTCCCGTCGTAGTCGGCGCAGGCGTGGCCGACCCCGACGGCGTAGCCTCCACAGTCCGGATCTGCGACCCGAACGCGATCGGACACGCCACAGTCATCACCACCATCGAACGATTCAATCCGTCGAACGACTCGTTCAACGCCCGCGAAACCTGGTCCGCCTGTCCCGGATTGGCCAGCGCCCCCTCCAGCCCCTGCAGCGCATCCCGCACCTGCCCCGCCGCCGCGGAAACACTCACGAACGCATCCCGAGCCACGGACGGCTGCATTCCTTCCACACTCCGATCGACTCCGGCCACGATCTCCCCCGCCAACCGCACCCCGTCCTCGGTCCGCTGCTTGATGTCAGCCAGATCATTGCGCCCCGCCGCTGCGGAAATCCCCTGCACCCGCTCGGTGAGCTGATCGAAAGTAGGCCGCAGCGCCGTGATTTCCCGCGCTCCCGCCAGACAGTCGACCTGCCCGGGGGCGAGCGTCGTCGTGGTCGTGGTGGCCTGCGCGGACTCCCCGCCATCGCCGCCGCACCCGCAGGCCAGCAGCGAAACAGCGGCCAGCACAGGCACGATCGCCGAACGAACGGTACGCGGACGCATATTTCGCATAGTAACCGCTATCGCACAGCTAACCAGATATTGCCGCTCGTCCTTCCGCGACGACCAGCAGGCCGGAGGGTGCAGCGGTGGCGCGGGGGAATTCCTTCGATCTACACTGTCTGAGACAGACCGGATAGGTGTTCGACAATCGAATAGTCCCGCAGGGGATGCGCGTGAAAGAAGCTGATCTGTGAACCTGACCGCCATTGTCATTGTCGCGGCTGTAGTTGTCATTCTCGGGGGGATCGCCGCCGGAATAACGTTGCTGGTCATGCGGGCCTGGACCAAGAAGGTGCTCGCGGGTGAAGGGTATGAGTTGCAGCCGGTCTCGAGCGAGTTCGTCGATCAGTTTCTGAGTGAGGGCGCCAGTTTTGTCGTCAGCGCGGAGCGGGAGTTTCCGTATCCGCCCCAGAAAGTGTGGGATGCGCTGCAGCTGAACGGGACCTTCTCGTGGATTCCGCTGATCAACGGTATTCGGTATCGGGACGACTATCGGCGCGAAGGAGCCATGCGGACCTTCGACGGCCTGCTGGTGGCGGCCGAGGAGCGCGTGGTGACCATGGCCCCGGGTAGCCGGCTCACCGTGACCGGGGTCAAGGCGTCGGTGCCGGTGGTGCTGAAGTCGTTCATCGAGGACTACCGGCTCGCCGAAACTGAGAACGGCACCAGGCTGACCTGGACACTGGCCTTCCGGCCGCGGTTCGGCGCGTTCGTGCCGCTGCGCTGGACGGCTCCTTTCATCCGGCCGTTCGCCCGCATCGGCATCAAGGGCCTGGCCGCCCGCATCTGATCGAAATCGAGGACCGGTCATGGCCGAATGGATAGTTTCGGAGCCACAGCGGCTCTGTCACTTGCGGATTCGCTCCGGCCTGCTGGTCCTCGACTTTCGGGCTACGCTGGCCCAGGCGCGGAATCTTCTTGCCGCGCTTGATACTTGGTCGCCCACCATGCACGTGACGATCGACAACGACGTCGCCCCGGATCTTCCGGCGTTGCCGTGCTCGAGGTTGTGGGATTGACAGTGAGGACTGATGGAGTGCGAACACTCGACAACTTCTCCACCCGTTACGGCGGATTCCGGAATGTGGTGATCACGGCGGTGGAGATCACCACCTCCATCGCCCCGGATACCGAAGGCACCTGGCAGGGACTGCTTTCCGGAGCCAGCGGCATCCGCGCCCTCGACGATCCGGAAATCACCGCCACCGATCTGCCGCCCGCCATCGGCGGCAAACTCGTCGCCGACCCGACCGCGGAGCTGGATCGAATTCGCAAGCGGCGCATGTGTTATGTGCAGCAGATGTCCTATGCGATGGGAAAACGCCTGTGGCACACCGCCGGTGCGCCCGAGGTGGACAAGGACCGGCTCGGGGTGTGCATCGGCACCGGACTCGGCGGCGCGGACGCGATCGTCGACGCCCGCGACGCCATGGGCCTGGGCT contains:
- a CDS encoding SGNH/GDSL hydrolase family protein; translation: MPGIVLRHTAGLAALAAGLALTAAASATPGDTPAIHRYVALGDSGASVGSRDLLQPGSPAYCLRAQDNYPSVLARMLSVGEFIDASCSGAKTTHMTEPQYGRDAGPNPAQFDSLTPGTDLVTLTLGANDVGVFNVNVINAAQLDTVRRNVGAALDGIRARAPHATIVLTTYLRYFPEGGGCYGFTDQGGQQRLTDALRETARAHAALFADNFRITGHDMCRPAGVHWVNGPTPDTASVPLHANVAGQEYLAEVIAATLLR
- a CDS encoding oxidoreductase, with translation MSSAPLLPRRWTTADIPDQTGRTAVITGANSGLGLRTAEALAAKGARVLLACRNELKAAAAVEAVAAAATGPKPEVLPLDLADLTSVRRAADHIDLSVGAVDLLVNNAGVMAVPRSRTADGFDAQFGTNHLGHFAFTGAILPALLRAPAPRVVTVSSVAAWGGVVNPLDPNWRRMYLRWPAYSQSKLANLLFTAELHRRAQAAGTALTAVAAHPGLSATHLYDLDGERGLAATLAAIPQKILLTFAQPDKMGALPQLYAATVPGLPGNTYLGPAFEVAGYPRRTLRNPLAYSRAYARWLWQLSEKLTGVVYDWPN
- a CDS encoding phage holin family protein → MASSNQSYDTAVEVRTGAFDSTMSYLLDQFTAWAAPRLRKLAAFLFAEFARGVIAVLLLGFALVAAIYGTIYFVGFLVEVLDIWLPHWAATGIVAALMLLPAGGAALIGLWQVSKMRSVRAGGSLAAKAGGLLWNLARGKQTQAGKPW
- a CDS encoding DsbA family protein, which gives rise to MSDRVRVADPDCGGYAVGVGHACADYDGTVIGMRERLSARGLGVFAFIVVVVLAVVGWSVWDAKRDRGSDTEAGETVAAGPAPFEAGRLRFGDPNAPGTLVVIEDYQCPLCKSLNVVSGDAINAAVTEGKAAVEYDIVAVLDGESTTEYSSRAANASACVAVADKEKWRAFRGLVLQRQQPTGSAGLGDAELVELARQAGVADPGLDACVTSGRYRDFVAAHTKVVVAGGLSRVPVVLANGAEVISPTPQGISDALAGKR
- a CDS encoding SRPBCC family protein produces the protein MNLTAIVIVAAVVVILGGIAAGITLLVMRAWTKKVLAGEGYELQPVSSEFVDQFLSEGASFVVSAEREFPYPPQKVWDALQLNGTFSWIPLINGIRYRDDYRREGAMRTFDGLLVAAEERVVTMAPGSRLTVTGVKASVPVVLKSFIEDYRLAETENGTRLTWTLAFRPRFGAFVPLRWTAPFIRPFARIGIKGLAARI